A window from Citrobacter amalonaticus encodes these proteins:
- the norV gene encoding anaerobic nitric oxide reductase flavorubredoxin, whose amino-acid sequence MSILVKNNIHWVGQRDWEVRDFHGTEYKTLRGSSYNSYLIREEKNVLIDTVDHKFSREFVQNLRNEIDLADIDYIIINHAEEDHAGALTELMTQIPDTPIYCTANAIDSITGHHHHPEWNFNVVKTGDTLDIGNGKQLIFVETPMLHWPDSMMTYMTGDAVLFSNDAFGQHYCDERLFNDEVDQAELFEQCQRYYANILTPFSRLVTPKITEILGFNLPVDMIATSHGVVWRDNPTQIVELYLKWAADYQEDRITIFYDTMSNNTRMMADAIAQGINEVDPNVAVKIFNVARSDKNEILTNVFRSKGVLVGTSTMNNVMMPKIAGLVEEMTGLRFRNKRASAFGSHGWSGGAVDRLSTRLQDAGFEMSLSLKAKWRPDLDALELCRQHGREIARQWALAPLPDATVKATTKEEACACAAAAADLGPSMQCSVCQWIYDPAKGEPLQDVAPGTPWSDVPDNFLCPECSLGKDVFDVLATEAK is encoded by the coding sequence ATGTCTATTCTGGTTAAAAATAATATCCATTGGGTTGGCCAACGTGACTGGGAAGTACGTGATTTCCACGGAACCGAATACAAAACGCTGCGCGGCAGCAGCTACAACAGCTATCTCATCCGTGAAGAAAAAAATGTCCTGATCGATACCGTCGATCATAAATTCAGCCGTGAGTTTGTGCAGAACCTGCGTAATGAAATCGACCTCGCAGACATCGATTACATCATTATCAACCATGCGGAAGAAGATCACGCCGGGGCGCTGACCGAGCTGATGACGCAGATCCCGGATACCCCTATCTACTGCACCGCCAACGCGATTGACTCAATTACCGGTCATCATCACCATCCGGAGTGGAATTTTAACGTCGTGAAAACCGGCGACACGCTGGATATTGGTAACGGCAAACAGTTGATCTTCGTGGAAACGCCGATGCTGCACTGGCCGGACAGCATGATGACCTACATGACCGGCGATGCCGTCCTGTTCAGTAACGACGCTTTCGGTCAGCACTACTGCGACGAACGTCTGTTTAACGATGAAGTGGATCAGGCCGAGCTGTTCGAACAGTGCCAGCGTTACTACGCCAATATCCTGACCCCGTTCAGTCGTCTGGTGACGCCAAAAATTACCGAAATCCTCGGCTTCAACCTGCCGGTCGATATGATTGCCACCTCCCACGGCGTGGTCTGGCGCGATAATCCGACCCAGATTGTTGAGCTGTATCTGAAATGGGCGGCGGATTATCAGGAAGATCGCATCACAATTTTCTACGACACCATGTCCAATAACACCCGCATGATGGCGGATGCGATTGCGCAGGGAATTAACGAAGTCGACCCGAACGTGGCAGTGAAAATTTTTAACGTCGCCCGCAGCGATAAAAACGAAATCCTGACCAACGTTTTCCGCTCTAAAGGTGTGCTGGTCGGCACCTCCACGATGAACAATGTGATGATGCCGAAAATCGCCGGTCTGGTGGAGGAGATGACCGGTCTGCGTTTTCGTAACAAACGCGCCAGCGCTTTTGGTTCCCACGGCTGGAGTGGCGGAGCGGTCGACCGCTTATCCACCCGTTTACAGGATGCCGGTTTTGAAATGTCGCTGAGCCTGAAGGCCAAATGGCGCCCGGACCTGGATGCGCTGGAACTGTGCCGCCAGCACGGTCGTGAAATCGCGCGTCAATGGGCGCTCGCGCCGTTGCCGGACGCGACAGTGAAAGCGACAACCAAAGAAGAAGCATGCGCCTGCGCCGCCGCCGCAGCCGACCTCGGTCCGAGCATGCAGTGCAGCGTGTGCCAGTGGATTTACGATCCGGCAAAAGGTGAACCGTTGCAGGATGTCGCGCCAGGTACGCCGTGGAGCGATGTGCCGGACAACTTCCTCTGTCCGGAATGTTCATTAGGCAAAGATGTCTTCGACGTGCTGGCAACGGAGGCAAAATGA
- the norW gene encoding NADH:flavorubredoxin reductase NorW — MSRGIVIIGSGFAARQLVKNIRKQDADAPLTLIAADSMDEYNKPDLSHVISQAQHADDLTRQSAGEFAEQFALRLFPHTWVTDIDADAHVVKSQDKQWQYDKLVLATGAAAFVPPIAGRELMLTLNSQQEYRACETQLRDAQRVLIVGGGLIGTELAMDFCRAGKAVTLIDNAASLLASLMPPEVSSRLQHRLTDMGVHLLLKSQLQGLEKTASGIRATFDRERSIHVDVVIAATGLRPETALARRAGLTLNRGVCVDSYLQTSHPDIYALGDCAEINAQVLPFLQPIQLSAMYLAKNLLGGNAPLKLPAMLVKIKTPELPLHLAGETQRRDLNWHIAAESDGMVAKGMNGEGQLCAFVVSEDRMKEAFALLKTLPRQAG, encoded by the coding sequence ATGAGCCGGGGAATTGTCATCATTGGTTCGGGCTTTGCTGCCCGCCAGTTAGTCAAAAACATTCGCAAGCAGGACGCGGATGCCCCGTTAACTCTGATTGCGGCTGACAGCATGGATGAGTATAACAAACCCGATCTCAGTCATGTGATAAGCCAGGCGCAGCACGCCGACGACCTCACCCGTCAGTCGGCGGGAGAGTTTGCTGAACAGTTTGCTCTGCGTCTCTTTCCCCACACCTGGGTCACCGACATTGATGCCGATGCCCACGTGGTAAAAAGCCAGGACAAGCAGTGGCAGTACGACAAACTGGTGCTGGCTACGGGCGCTGCGGCCTTTGTTCCACCGATAGCAGGACGTGAGTTAATGCTCACATTGAACAGCCAGCAGGAGTACCGTGCCTGCGAAACACAGCTACGCGATGCCCAACGGGTGCTGATTGTCGGCGGCGGGTTGATTGGAACCGAACTGGCGATGGATTTCTGCCGCGCAGGTAAAGCGGTCACGCTGATAGATAACGCAGCCAGCCTGCTTGCTTCGCTGATGCCGCCGGAAGTGAGCAGTCGCTTACAGCATCGTCTTACCGATATGGGCGTACACCTGTTGCTGAAATCACAGTTACAAGGGCTGGAGAAAACCGCATCCGGTATTCGTGCAACGTTCGATCGCGAGCGCAGCATTCACGTCGATGTGGTGATTGCCGCCACGGGTCTGCGCCCGGAAACGGCGCTGGCGCGTCGCGCCGGTTTAACCCTCAACCGCGGCGTTTGTGTCGACAGCTACCTGCAAACCAGCCACCCGGATATTTATGCCCTCGGCGACTGCGCGGAGATCAACGCTCAGGTGCTACCATTCCTGCAGCCTATTCAGCTCAGTGCGATGTACCTGGCGAAAAATCTGCTCGGCGGCAACGCGCCGCTGAAGCTGCCTGCCATGTTAGTCAAAATCAAAACGCCAGAACTGCCGCTGCATCTGGCAGGGGAAACCCAGCGTCGCGATCTGAACTGGCACATTGCCGCAGAATCTGACGGCATGGTAGCCAAAGGGATGAACGGTGAAGGACAGCTCTGCGCCTTCGTGGTAAGTGAAGACAGAATGAAGGAGGCTTTCGCCCTGCTGAAAACGTTGCCTCGGCAGGCCGGATAA